From the genome of Sulfurovum sp. NBC37-1, one region includes:
- the lptA gene encoding lipopolysaccharide transport periplasmic protein LptA, producing MNFTKLLLPFLLLCTLHAEKVEVTSDSMKAEDLKKEVHFIGNVKIKQLDSWLHGDKVIVYFDENNETRMYEAVGKDNVVTFEVKEKKGFYKGSALNVKYYPLTSKYVLTGKAVIDDLLNKRHIDGDVIVLDMTTGNATVKGSRKKPVKFIFDMEEKK from the coding sequence TTGAATTTCACCAAGCTGTTGCTCCCGTTTCTGTTGCTATGTACTTTGCATGCCGAAAAAGTGGAAGTGACCTCTGACTCCATGAAAGCCGAAGATCTTAAAAAAGAAGTGCATTTCATCGGGAACGTCAAAATTAAACAGCTTGACAGCTGGCTGCACGGCGATAAGGTCATCGTCTATTTTGACGAGAACAATGAGACCAGGATGTATGAAGCGGTCGGTAAAGATAATGTTGTTACATTCGAGGTTAAAGAGAAAAAAGGGTTTTATAAAGGGAGTGCTTTGAATGTGAAGTATTACCCTCTTACTTCCAAATATGTGCTGACCGGTAAAGCGGTCATCGATGACCTTCTTAACAAGCGTCATATCGACGGAGATGTTATAGTTCTGGATATGACCACGGGAAATGCAACAGTCAAGGGTAGCAGGAAGAAACCGGTTAAATTCATTTTTGATATGGAGGAGAAGAAGTGA
- a CDS encoding KdsC family phosphatase, whose amino-acid sequence MSIELIVLDVDGTMTDSRITYSQTGDEIKSFNVKDGLAIASWRKLGKQVAIITGRKSAIVERRAKELHIEHFYQGVENKKEVLDALLERLDISMKHVAAIGDDLNDLSMLKAAEISFVPRDASAHVDRIATVVLSKRGGDGAVREMIEYLIVKEGLEKEYLELWA is encoded by the coding sequence GTGAGCATAGAACTGATCGTACTTGATGTCGACGGTACCATGACTGACAGCCGTATTACCTATTCACAGACCGGTGATGAAATAAAATCTTTCAACGTCAAAGACGGTCTTGCCATCGCCAGCTGGAGAAAACTGGGAAAGCAGGTAGCTATCATTACCGGCAGGAAATCGGCCATTGTCGAACGCCGCGCCAAAGAGCTGCATATCGAGCATTTCTATCAGGGGGTCGAGAACAAAAAAGAGGTTCTTGATGCTCTTTTGGAAAGACTCGATATAAGTATGAAGCATGTAGCAGCCATAGGTGATGACCTCAATGATCTGAGTATGCTCAAGGCGGCCGAGATCTCTTTTGTGCCAAGGGATGCCTCTGCACATGTAGACAGGATTGCTACGGTTGTCCTCTCCAAAAGAGGAGGGGATGGTGCGGTGAGAGAAATGATAGAGTATCTTATTGTCAAAGAGGGACTGGAAAAAGAGTATTTGGAATTATGGGCATAA
- a CDS encoding septal ring lytic transglycosylase RlpA family protein, which yields MRRSSTLLLLAVFIFSTMLFTGCASKKQRIYKASGHTSAARQKSTMRCYTVRGKRYNPTYVKVGQKMNGISSWYGPNFHGKYTSNGERYNMYARTAAHKTWPMDTMVRVHNLQNGKNTIVRVNDRGPFVRGRIIDCSYKAGKEIGLDRLGIAKVQIEVVGFAGKVQSDAAIAKARRTNTEARVKLTNFGVQVGAFRRYEGAKIYREKYAGRYPKYKTVIKKFADVNGAPLYRVWLMGFSSEDEARDFKNCNDMSGAFIVRN from the coding sequence TTGAGACGATCTTCCACACTTCTGCTGCTTGCGGTTTTCATATTTTCGACCATGTTGTTTACGGGATGTGCAAGTAAAAAACAGCGGATATACAAGGCGTCAGGTCATACGTCAGCGGCAAGACAGAAGTCTACTATGCGTTGTTATACGGTACGGGGGAAGCGTTATAATCCCACCTATGTAAAAGTAGGGCAGAAAATGAATGGTATCTCGAGTTGGTACGGGCCCAATTTTCACGGCAAATACACCAGTAATGGTGAACGTTACAATATGTATGCCAGAACAGCTGCGCACAAGACCTGGCCGATGGACACGATGGTCAGGGTACACAACCTGCAGAACGGCAAGAACACGATCGTCCGCGTCAATGACAGGGGGCCGTTCGTGAGAGGACGTATCATAGACTGTTCCTATAAAGCGGGAAAAGAGATCGGGCTTGACAGATTGGGGATTGCCAAAGTACAGATAGAGGTGGTCGGGTTCGCCGGGAAAGTGCAGTCTGATGCCGCCATTGCAAAAGCGCGCAGGACCAACACCGAAGCACGCGTGAAACTGACGAACTTCGGTGTACAGGTGGGTGCGTTCAGACGCTATGAAGGTGCGAAGATTTACCGGGAGAAATATGCCGGACGCTATCCGAAGTACAAGACGGTCATCAAAAAGTTCGCGGATGTGAACGGTGCGCCGCTCTATCGTGTATGGCTGATGGGCTTCAGCTCAGAGGATGAAGCACGAGACTTTAAAAACTGTAACGATATGTCTGGGGCATTCATTGTACGAAATTAA
- the hisB gene encoding imidazoleglycerol-phosphate dehydratase HisB codes for MIEVTRETKETQISVKLNLYGKGQAKIDTGVGFFDHMLEAFTKHAHIDMEVTCTGDTHIDDHHTVEDVGIVIGQALREAIYPVKSIERFGNATVVMDEASVTCDIDLSNRGFLVFELPIGGKVGEFDVELVEEFFRAFAFNLPLTLHLIYNRGKNKHHIIEAAFKALAVSLRRAVAINENAGIPSTKGVL; via the coding sequence ATGATTGAAGTAACAAGAGAGACAAAAGAGACACAAATCTCGGTGAAACTGAACCTTTACGGGAAGGGACAGGCGAAGATAGACACGGGTGTTGGATTCTTTGACCACATGCTCGAAGCATTTACCAAACATGCACACATCGATATGGAAGTAACCTGTACCGGTGATACACATATCGATGACCACCATACGGTTGAAGATGTAGGCATTGTGATCGGTCAGGCTTTGCGGGAGGCGATCTACCCTGTCAAGAGCATTGAGCGTTTCGGGAATGCGACGGTCGTAATGGATGAAGCAAGTGTGACCTGTGACATTGACCTCTCCAACCGTGGCTTTCTTGTCTTTGAATTGCCTATTGGCGGTAAAGTAGGGGAGTTCGATGTAGAACTGGTCGAAGAGTTCTTCAGAGCCTTTGCTTTCAATCTACCATTGACACTGCATCTTATCTATAATCGCGGAAAGAACAAACACCACATCATCGAAGCGGCTTTTAAAGCCCTGGCTGTGTCACTGAGACGTGCAGTAGCTATCAATGAGAATGCAGGTATACCGAGCACCAAAGGTGTACTGTGA